Sequence from the Luteibacter aegosomaticola genome:
CTTCTTCGCGGAATCGGCCTTCTTCGTGTTCTGGGACGCGGCGTCCAGCTGCTTGAAGATGTCGTCGATCTGCTTCTGCTTCTCTTTGCGCTTCTCTTCCTGCTGCGCATCGATCTCGGCCTGGCGCTGGCGCTGCTTCTCTTCCTGGATCTGCTTGGCGTCCTCGGCCTTTTGCACGGCATCGTCCACCACCTTCTCCTGATCCTTCAGGTCAGGCTGCTTGGGCGGCGGCGGCAGGGTCGGCACGGGCACTTTCTGCTCAGGCGGCGTCGGCGGCGGCGTGACCGGCGGCGGCGGGACGGTATCGGGCACCGGCTTGGCCTTGGTGGCCTTGGGCGGCGGCGCGCCCGTGGGACCGACCAGCGAGGCCTCGATGATCTCGCCTGGCAGCAGGATCGGGGCCGGGCACTTCATCGGGTTCCATTCAGCGGGCACGCCAATGGCATCAGCCCACTTTTCGTAGTCCGAGCAGGGGATCACCGCGATGGCCAGGAAGGCCACGATGCCCAGATGCAGGAGCGCGGCCAGGAAGACCGCGCGAGGCGTGCCGTTATGGTTTTCCATTCTGGGCCGACTGGGGCTGGCTCATCAGGCCGATCTTGGAAATGCCGGCGGTCTGCAGGATCGGGAGGATCTGGTAGACCTTGCCGTAGCCCACGCGCTCGTCGCCGGCCAGGAGCACCTGGATTTCCGGGTTGGCATCGTGGAACGCGGTGATCTTCTTCGTGAACTCGTCCACGCTCACCGGCTCGCGCTTGGTGCCCTCGGCGGTGAGGTAGATCTGGCCCTGCTCGTCCACGGAGACGACGATCGGATCCTTCTTGTCCTTCAGGGACTTGGCATTGGTCTGCGGCAGCTGGATATCCACGCCGAGGTTCATCATGGGCGTGGTGACCATGAAGATGATCAGCAGCACGAGCATCACGTCGATGTACGGCACGACGTTGATCTCGGATTTCAGCTTCCGCTTGTGACGGCGGTAGACGTTACGCGTGGCCATGGCGGCGGGCTCAGGCGACGTCGTCGGCGTGGATCTGGCGCTGCAGCACCGACGAGAATTCTTCCTGGAACACCTCGTAACGGGACGCGACGCGCTCCACGCGGGTGGCGAAACGGTTGTAAGCCCACACGGCCGGGATAGCGGCAAACAGGCCCATGGCCGTGGCGATCAGGGCTTCGGAAATGTGCGGGGCAACCACCGAAATGGTCACATCCTTCATCTCGCCCAGGCCCTGGAAGGCGCCCATGATGCCCCACACCGTGCCGAACAGGCCGATATACGGGCTGATCGAACCGACGTTGGCCAGGAATTCGAGGTTCTGCTCGAGCTTGCCGATCTCACGGGTACCGGCCACGCGCATGGCGCGCTCGGTGCCTTCCATGATGCGGTCGCTATCGGACACGCGGCGCTGGCGCTGGCGGGCGAACTCGCGGAAGCCGGCCTCGAAGATGTTCTCGATGCCGTGCTTGCCATCGCGGTTGCCCACTTCACGGAACAGGGCGGCCAGGTCGGCACCCGACCAGAAGCGGTCTTCGAAGGTCTCGGCGTTGTTATGCGCTTCCTTCAGCTGGCCGTACTTGCGGATGATGATCACCCACGACATGAACGAGAAGGCCAGGAGGAGCAGCATGACAAGCTGCACGGGCAGGCTGGCTTCCGTCACCAGCTTGAAAATATTGAGTCCACCGTTCATCGCTTGAAGGCTCTCCGCCAGGTATCTATAGGCTTGGTATTAAAGGAATTCGGGGCGGAACAGATCCGCGGGGATCTGGGCCGGGCGCATCGCGTCGAGGTTTACGCAGGCCACGCGCACCGTGGCGCGCAACAGCGTGGTATCCCCCCGCACGATCTCCTGACCGAACAGCATACTTGCTGAACGCCGTTCTTTGACGGCCAGCGTCACCAGGAGTTCATCATCCAGACGGGCCGGGCGCAGGAAATCCAGGCCCATCTCCCGGACGACGAAGCCCAGGCCGGTGGCCTGGCGCAGCGCGAACTGGTCAATGCCCTGGGCCCGCAGCCATTCGGTGCGGCAGCGCTCCATGAAGCGGACGTAGTTGGCGTGGTAGACCACCCCACCCGCGTCGGTATCTTCCCAGTAGATCCGGACCGGCCACGAAAACACGCTCATGGGGCGTCCTGGAACAGGTCGGGCGTACCCGAGGCGCGCGGCGGCGGGTTCAGGCCCAGGTGCCGCCAGGCCTTGGCCGAGGCCATGCGGCCGCGGGCCGTACGGATCAGGTAGCCCTGCTGGATCAGGTAGGGCTCGACCACGTCTTCCAGGGTGCCTCGATCCTCGCTGAGGGCCGCGGCCAGGGATTCGACGCCGACCGGGCCGCCATCGAAGCTCTCGATGATGGTGCCGAGCAGGCGGCGGTCGAGGTCATCGAAACCCTGCGCATCCACCTTCAGCATGTCGGTCGCCGCGCGGGCGAGCTCATGGGTGATCCGGCCATCGCCACGCACTTCCGCGAAATCACGGACCCGGCGGAGCAGGCGGTTGGCGATACGCGGGGTACCACGCGAGCGCCGGGCGATCTCGGTGGCGCCTTCGATATCGCACTCGATGCCAAAGATCTTCGCCGCGCGGCGCACGATGGCCGTGAGCTCGTCGACGCTGTAGAACTCAAGGCGCTGGATGATGCCGAAGCGGTCGCGCAGCGGGCCGGTGAGCAGGCCGGCGCGGGTCGTGGCACCGATCAGGGTAAACGGCGGCAGATCGAGCTTGATCGAACGAGCCGCGGGGCCCTCGCCGATCATGATGTCGATCTGGAAATCTTCCATCGCCGGGTAGAGCACTTCCTCCACCACGGGCGACAGGCGGTGGATTTCATCCACGAAGAGGACGTCGTTGGCCTCGAGGTTGGTGAGCAACGCGGCGAGGTCGCCTGCGCGCTCCAACACGGGGCCCGAGGTGGAGCGGACGTTCACGCCAAGCTCGTTGGCGATGACGTGGGAAAGCGTGGTCTTGCCGAGGCCGGGTGGGCCAAAGATCAGGACGTGGTCGAGCGCGCCGCCGCGGCGGCGGGCCGCCTCGATATAGATGGCCATCTGCTCGCGCACCGTCGGCTGGCCGAGGTACTCGGCGAGGCGTTTCGGGCGGATGCTGGCTTCCAGCGCCTCGTCATCCATGGCGGCGGCGGAAGAGATGATGCGGTGCTCGGACATGGGGCGCATTATGGCATGCCCCGCGACCCCTACCCCCTCAGATCTCGACCTGCGCGCCCAGTTCGATCAGGCGATTGCCCGGAATCTGGAAGAACGCCGTCGCCGGCAGCGCATTGCGGGCCAGGAAGGCGAACAGCTTGTCACGCCACAAGGCCATGCCCGGCCGGCGCACATCGGCCACGATGGTTTCGCGCGACAGGAAGAACGTGGTGTCCATCATGTCGAAATCGACACCCAGCGAGCTGGCGCGCGTGAGCGTGAGCGGGATGTTCGGATCCTCGGCAAAACCGTAGCGCAGCTGCAGGCCATAGAAGCCGTTGCCGTACTCGATGAGTTCCATCCGCTCTTCGTAATCCGCCACCGGCGTCTCGAGCATTTCCACGGTAAGCAGCACGTTCCGCTCGTGCAGCACCTTGTTGTGCTTGAGATTGTGCAGCATGGCGTGCGGCACGCTGTTCTGGTTGGCGGTGAGGAACACGGCCGTGCCCGGCACGATCAGCGGCGGGTGGTCGGCGATATTGGCCACGAAGGGCTCCAGCGCCAGGCCACTCTGCTTGATCTCGCGGACCACCAGGTCCCTGCCCCGCCGCCAGGTGGTCATCATGGTGAAGATCACCACGCCCAGCACCAGCGGGAACCAGCCGCCATGGGCGATCTTCAGGGCGTTGGCGCCAAAGAACGACAGATCGGTGACCAGGAAGATGATGCCGACGGTGATGACCGCCGACCAGTGCCAGTTCCACCGGCGTTTGGCCACCACCAGCGCCAGCAGCGTGGTCATGGTCATGGTGCCCGTCACAGCGATACCGTAGGCCGCGCCCAGGTTGTTCGAGGAGCGGAAGAAGATGACCGCCACGAACACCAGCACCAGGAGCAGACGGTTGATCCACGGCACGAAGATCTGCCCCGACATCTCGCGTGAGGTATGCACCACCGCCATGCGCGGCGAGTAGCCCAGCGACATGGCCTCGCGGGTCATGGAGAACGCACCCGAGATCACCGCCTGCGACGCGATCACGGCCGCCGCGGTGGAGAGCGCGATCATCGGGTACAGGAGATTCTCCGGCACCATCTTGTAGAACGGATTTTCGATCGCGGTCTGGTCGTGCAGCAGCAGCGCGCCCTGGCCGAAATAGTTGATGAGCAGCGCCGGCAGCACGAAGAAGAACCAGGCCATGCGGATCGGCTTCTTGCCGAAGTGGCCCATGTCCGCATACAGCGCCTCACCCCCGGTGAGCGCCAGCACCACGCCACCCAGGGCGATGAAGGCCTGCATGCCGTGCTCGGTGAAAAACTTCACGGCGTAATACGGGTTCAGCGCGAACAGCACCTGCGGATGCTGGACGATCTGGCGCACGCCCAGCACCGCCAGCACGACGAACCACGCCACCATGACCGGGGCGAAGGCCTTGCCGACCAGATCGGTGCCGTGCCGCTGGATCGCGAACAGCACGAACAGGATCACCAGGCAGATGGGCAGCACGTAGGTGTCCAGCGTCGGCGCAGCCACTTCCAGGCCCTCCACCGCGGAAAGCACCGACATGGCAGGCGTAATCACGCCATCACCGTAGAACAGGGATGCGCCGAAGATACCAATGGCCGCGAGCACCCAACGGGTACGCGGCGAGCCCGCGACGCTGCGCTGCGCCAGGGCCATGAGCGCCATGATGCCGCCCTCGCCTTTGTTATCCGCGCGCATCACGAAGGTGACGTACTTGAGCGAGATCACCATCAACAGCGACCAGAAGATGAGCGAGAGCACGCCCAGCACCGCGAGCGGCTGCGGCGTCATGCCGTGCGTGCCCAGGGTCTCCTTCATGGTGTACAGCGGGCTCGTGCCGATATCGCCGAACACGACGCCGATGGCACCCAGGGCCAGCTTCGCGAGCTTCTTGCCATGGGCGTTGCGTAATTCTTCTGCGTGGGACATGCCCATGATCAGCTTCCCAGCGCGGCGCGGAGCGCCTTGCGGATGATGGCTTCGGCGGTATCGCCATCGGCGGCCACCTTACTGACGAGGCGCGTGGCCTCGGGCGGCTTGTAGCCGAGTTGTTGCAGGGCCACCGTGGCCTCGCCCACCGGATCGACCGGGGCGGCAACACCGCTGGCGGCCGGCAGGCGCACGCCGGTGGCATCCACGCGATCACGCAGCTCCACCACCATGCGCTCGGCGGTCTTCTTGCCGATACCGGGGATCTTTGTCAGCGCGACCACGTCGCCGGCGTGGACCAGGCGCGAAAGCTCCTCGGTGGAAACGCCAGAGAGCACGGCCAGCGCGATCTTCGCGCCAATGCCACTCACCTTGAGCAGGTTGCGGAACATGGCACGCTCGGTTTCCCGGAGGAAACCGTAGAGCGACACGCCATCTTCGCGCACCGCGTAATGGATGAGCAGGATCACTTCCTGGCCCGTGGCCGGGAGGTCATAGATGGTCGACATCGGTGCATCGACGTCATAACCCACGCCACCGACCTCGATGAGGAGCGACGGCGGCTGCTTGCTGATCAGGGTCCCACGCAGGCGGCCGATCATCGGCGACGTCTCCATGCCGTGCGCGGGATACCCACGCGTTCAATACTGGAACGGGTATGCGCATGGGCGATAGCGATCGCCAGTGCGTCGGCCGCGTCCGCCTGCAGCGGACCCTTCAGGCCGAGGATCATCCCGATCATGTGCTGGACCTGGGTCTTGTCGGCACGGCCGGTACCGACCACCGCCTGCTTGACCTCGGTCGCTGCATATTCGTGCACGACGATTCCCTGGCTGACCACGGCACACACGGCCGCGCCACGCGCCTGGCCCAGCTTGAGGGCCG
This genomic interval carries:
- the ruvA gene encoding Holliday junction branch migration protein RuvA; this encodes MIGRLRGTLISKQPPSLLIEVGGVGYDVDAPMSTIYDLPATGQEVILLIHYAVREDGVSLYGFLRETERAMFRNLLKVSGIGAKIALAVLSGVSTEELSRLVHAGDVVALTKIPGIGKKTAERMVVELRDRVDATGVRLPAASGVAAPVDPVGEATVALQQLGYKPPEATRLVSKVAADGDTAEAIIRKALRAALGS
- the ruvC gene encoding crossover junction endodeoxyribonuclease RuvC; the protein is MTRILGIDPGSQRTGVGIIDVADNGGLTHVWHGALVIGGEATFPLRLKRIFDELCAIIGAHGPAEAAIERVFMARNADSALKLGQARGAAVCAVVSQGIVVHEYAATEVKQAVVGTGRADKTQVQHMIGMILGLKGPLQADAADALAIAIAHAHTRSSIERVGIPRTAWRRRR
- a CDS encoding potassium transporter Kup, which translates into the protein MSHAEELRNAHGKKLAKLALGAIGVVFGDIGTSPLYTMKETLGTHGMTPQPLAVLGVLSLIFWSLLMVISLKYVTFVMRADNKGEGGIMALMALAQRSVAGSPRTRWVLAAIGIFGASLFYGDGVITPAMSVLSAVEGLEVAAPTLDTYVLPICLVILFVLFAIQRHGTDLVGKAFAPVMVAWFVVLAVLGVRQIVQHPQVLFALNPYYAVKFFTEHGMQAFIALGGVVLALTGGEALYADMGHFGKKPIRMAWFFFVLPALLINYFGQGALLLHDQTAIENPFYKMVPENLLYPMIALSTAAAVIASQAVISGAFSMTREAMSLGYSPRMAVVHTSREMSGQIFVPWINRLLLVLVFVAVIFFRSSNNLGAAYGIAVTGTMTMTTLLALVVAKRRWNWHWSAVITVGIIFLVTDLSFFGANALKIAHGGWFPLVLGVVIFTMMTTWRRGRDLVVREIKQSGLALEPFVANIADHPPLIVPGTAVFLTANQNSVPHAMLHNLKHNKVLHERNVLLTVEMLETPVADYEERMELIEYGNGFYGLQLRYGFAEDPNIPLTLTRASSLGVDFDMMDTTFFLSRETIVADVRRPGMALWRDKLFAFLARNALPATAFFQIPGNRLIELGAQVEI
- a CDS encoding cell envelope integrity protein TolA, yielding MENHNGTPRAVFLAALLHLGIVAFLAIAVIPCSDYEKWADAIGVPAEWNPMKCPAPILLPGEIIEASLVGPTGAPPPKATKAKPVPDTVPPPPVTPPPTPPEQKVPVPTLPPPPKQPDLKDQEKVVDDAVQKAEDAKQIQEEKQRQRQAEIDAQQEEKRKEKQKQIDDIFKQLDAASQNTKKADSAKKQAEQQLKDLAKAKDNGREDLPFAENPQTGQNGKDDSKRAAYIAAIQNAVTQNWLRPENIGNGACIVHVVQIPGGQVLSAKVDSSCPFDGPGRASLENAVLRAQPLPYQGFEDVFERNLTFTFRP
- the ybgC gene encoding tol-pal system-associated acyl-CoA thioesterase is translated as MSVFSWPVRIYWEDTDAGGVVYHANYVRFMERCRTEWLRAQGIDQFALRQATGLGFVVREMGLDFLRPARLDDELLVTLAVKERRSASMLFGQEIVRGDTTLLRATVRVACVNLDAMRPAQIPADLFRPEFL
- the tolQ gene encoding protein TolQ — encoded protein: MNGGLNIFKLVTEASLPVQLVMLLLLAFSFMSWVIIIRKYGQLKEAHNNAETFEDRFWSGADLAALFREVGNRDGKHGIENIFEAGFREFARQRQRRVSDSDRIMEGTERAMRVAGTREIGKLEQNLEFLANVGSISPYIGLFGTVWGIMGAFQGLGEMKDVTISVVAPHISEALIATAMGLFAAIPAVWAYNRFATRVERVASRYEVFQEEFSSVLQRQIHADDVA
- the tolR gene encoding protein TolR — protein: MATRNVYRRHKRKLKSEINVVPYIDVMLVLLIIFMVTTPMMNLGVDIQLPQTNAKSLKDKKDPIVVSVDEQGQIYLTAEGTKREPVSVDEFTKKITAFHDANPEIQVLLAGDERVGYGKVYQILPILQTAGISKIGLMSQPQSAQNGKP
- the ruvB gene encoding Holliday junction branch migration DNA helicase RuvB, producing MSEHRIISSAAAMDDEALEASIRPKRLAEYLGQPTVREQMAIYIEAARRRGGALDHVLIFGPPGLGKTTLSHVIANELGVNVRSTSGPVLERAGDLAALLTNLEANDVLFVDEIHRLSPVVEEVLYPAMEDFQIDIMIGEGPAARSIKLDLPPFTLIGATTRAGLLTGPLRDRFGIIQRLEFYSVDELTAIVRRAAKIFGIECDIEGATEIARRSRGTPRIANRLLRRVRDFAEVRGDGRITHELARAATDMLKVDAQGFDDLDRRLLGTIIESFDGGPVGVESLAAALSEDRGTLEDVVEPYLIQQGYLIRTARGRMASAKAWRHLGLNPPPRASGTPDLFQDAP